In Halococcus hamelinensis 100A6, a single genomic region encodes these proteins:
- a CDS encoding NADP-dependent phosphogluconate dehydrogenase, whose amino-acid sequence MTSHRRNSTMSEHNQELGIVGLGKIGGNLAKQAVEKDIRVVGFDTEDRSDLADEGVEVHDAGEYDTLVEELDTPRVVYLSLPAGDLIDSELDSLLEVLDEGDVVMDGGNSFWRDSMRREERAWDEGVYYLDTGTSGGPPRASEGACFMVGGREEGFEIAEPYLDTLSVDGGLLHVGPPGSGHFVKLVHNGIEFGMLQSIAEGVELLKSGQFDVDMADVFHNWSNGAVIESWLVKLMELGLRKEDQQSDAPDFEDIPNYIEDTGEVNWLVSEAYKGETPIPVISQSVTELFKSRGQQRHAYRAIALMRHGFGTHPFGEDDAIRQERFSGRVDNEARHDLRDADDMDPVGPLADEDA is encoded by the coding sequence GTGACGAGTCATCGCAGGAATTCAACTATGTCAGAACACAATCAAGAGTTGGGGATCGTCGGACTCGGGAAGATCGGCGGCAACCTCGCGAAACAGGCCGTCGAGAAGGACATTCGGGTGGTCGGCTTCGACACGGAGGACCGCTCGGACCTAGCGGACGAAGGCGTCGAGGTCCACGACGCCGGCGAGTACGACACGCTCGTCGAGGAACTCGACACGCCGCGGGTGGTCTACCTCTCGCTGCCCGCCGGCGACCTGATCGACAGCGAACTCGACAGCCTCCTCGAAGTGCTCGACGAGGGCGACGTCGTGATGGACGGCGGCAACTCCTTCTGGCGCGACTCGATGCGCCGCGAGGAGCGCGCCTGGGACGAGGGCGTCTACTACCTCGATACCGGGACCAGCGGCGGCCCGCCCCGCGCGAGCGAGGGGGCCTGCTTCATGGTCGGGGGTCGGGAGGAGGGCTTCGAGATCGCCGAACCCTACCTCGATACGCTCTCGGTGGATGGGGGACTCCTCCACGTCGGCCCGCCGGGCAGCGGCCACTTCGTGAAACTCGTCCACAACGGCATCGAGTTCGGGATGCTCCAGTCGATCGCCGAGGGGGTCGAGCTCCTCAAATCCGGCCAGTTCGACGTCGACATGGCCGACGTCTTCCACAACTGGTCGAACGGCGCGGTGATCGAGAGCTGGCTCGTCAAGCTGATGGAGCTGGGCCTGCGCAAAGAGGACCAGCAGTCGGACGCCCCCGACTTCGAGGACATCCCGAACTACATCGAGGACACCGGCGAGGTCAACTGGCTGGTGAGCGAGGCCTACAAGGGCGAGACGCCCATCCCGGTGATCTCCCAGTCGGTGACCGAACTCTTCAAATCGCGGGGCCAACAACGCCACGCCTATCGTGCGATCGCGCTGATGCGACACGGCTTCGGGACCCACCCGTTCGGCGAGGACGACGCCATCCGGCAGGAGCGGTTCTCGGGCCGGGTCGACAACGAGGCGCGCCACGACCTCCGCGACGCCGACGACATGGACCCGGTCGGCCCGCTGGCCGACGAAGACGCCTGA
- the xacF gene encoding 2,5-dioxovalerate dehydrogenase produces the protein MTQTFENYVDGEWRASETGETFEVVNPSDTTEVVAECQQSSEADANGAIEAAAAARDAWKNTPGPDRGAFLRTTAKKMDERRDELAETLSREEGKTLSEATGETGRAVDIFYYYAERAMDYAGESYNPSAQGQNLYTVREPMGVAGLITPWNYPIAIPAWKMAPALATGNTVVCKLSKEAPTVYLKVMECMAEAAEEHDVPDGVVNVLTGSGEEVGQPIVTHDEVDAVSFTGSRQVGDMIYEQATDAHKRIQTELGSKNPTVVTENADVEQAADIVSGGAFGVTGQACTATERVIVHESVEEEFVDALVERAENTEIGHGVEDPGMGPKASESELENTLDYFQTAEDEGATIEYGGDEPDGEEYEDGYFVQPTVVSGLDSDATVMQEEVFGPFAGVMTYSEIDEAIELANDVEYGLAASIVTDDHSQANRFVDEIDFGIVKVNEATTGLELHVPFGGMNASSSETYREQGEEGMDYFTIIKTVYDSY, from the coding sequence ATGACACAGACTTTCGAGAACTACGTCGACGGCGAGTGGCGCGCCAGCGAGACCGGCGAGACCTTCGAGGTCGTCAACCCCTCGGACACCACCGAGGTCGTCGCCGAGTGCCAGCAGTCGAGCGAGGCCGACGCCAACGGGGCCATCGAGGCCGCCGCGGCCGCGCGAGACGCCTGGAAGAACACCCCCGGTCCCGACCGCGGGGCGTTCCTGCGGACGACCGCGAAGAAGATGGACGAGCGCCGCGACGAGCTCGCCGAGACGCTCTCACGCGAGGAGGGCAAGACCCTCTCCGAGGCCACCGGCGAGACCGGCCGTGCGGTGGACATCTTCTACTACTACGCCGAGCGCGCGATGGACTACGCCGGCGAGAGCTACAACCCGAGCGCCCAGGGCCAGAACCTCTACACGGTACGCGAGCCGATGGGCGTCGCCGGCCTGATCACGCCGTGGAACTACCCCATCGCGATCCCGGCCTGGAAGATGGCCCCCGCGCTCGCGACCGGCAACACCGTCGTCTGCAAGCTCTCGAAAGAAGCTCCGACGGTCTACCTCAAGGTCATGGAGTGCATGGCCGAGGCCGCCGAGGAACACGACGTCCCCGACGGCGTCGTCAACGTCCTGACCGGGAGCGGCGAGGAGGTCGGCCAGCCCATCGTCACCCACGACGAGGTCGACGCCGTCTCGTTCACCGGGAGCCGCCAGGTCGGCGACATGATCTACGAGCAGGCCACGGACGCCCACAAGCGCATTCAGACCGAGCTGGGTTCGAAGAATCCCACCGTGGTCACCGAGAACGCCGACGTCGAGCAGGCCGCCGACATCGTCTCCGGTGGGGCCTTCGGCGTCACCGGCCAGGCGTGTACCGCGACCGAGCGGGTCATCGTCCACGAGTCGGTCGAGGAGGAGTTCGTCGACGCGCTCGTCGAGCGCGCCGAGAACACCGAGATCGGCCACGGCGTCGAGGACCCCGGCATGGGTCCGAAGGCCAGCGAGAGCGAACTCGAGAACACCCTCGACTACTTCCAGACCGCCGAGGACGAGGGCGCGACGATCGAGTACGGCGGCGACGAACCCGATGGCGAGGAGTACGAGGACGGCTACTTCGTCCAGCCCACGGTCGTCTCCGGGCTCGACAGTGACGCGACCGTGATGCAGGAGGAGGTCTTCGGGCCGTTCGCCGGCGTAATGACCTACTCCGAGATCGACGAGGCCATCGAACTCGCCAACGACGTCGAGTACGGCCTCGCCGCCAGTATCGTCACCGACGACCACTCCCAGGCCAACCGCTTCGTCGACGAGATCGACTTCGGTATCGTGAAGGTCAACGAGGCGACGACCGGCCTCGAACTCCACGTCCCGTTCGGCGGGATGAACGCCTCCTCCAGCGAGACCTACCGCGAGCAGGGCGAGGAGGGGATGGACTACTTCACCATCATCAAGACGGTCTACGACTCGTACTAG
- a CDS encoding DUF7694 domain-containing protein has protein sequence MNRDEGRSNDDSPMTGMKVPPGVETHGDYHVVDRGDHETSWGRFTHIEVHRIDDSPTHDWYDLFELKNELFGEDRAALEVYPPAERLVDDTNSYHLWVLEEGATLPFGIHDHDDTNRGTVVPRERPDTDEPDR, from the coding sequence ATGAATCGAGACGAGGGTCGATCGAACGACGATTCCCCGATGACGGGGATGAAGGTCCCGCCGGGGGTCGAGACGCACGGCGACTACCACGTCGTCGACCGCGGCGACCACGAGACCTCGTGGGGGCGATTCACCCATATCGAGGTCCACCGGATCGACGACTCGCCGACCCACGACTGGTACGACCTCTTCGAACTCAAGAACGAGCTCTTCGGCGAGGACCGGGCGGCGCTCGAAGTCTACCCGCCCGCCGAACGCCTCGTCGACGACACCAACTCCTATCACCTCTGGGTGCTCGAAGAGGGGGCGACGCTCCCCTTCGGGATCCACGACCACGACGACACGAACCGGGGGACCGTCGTCCCGCGAGAACGGCCGGATACCGACGAACCCGACCGATAG
- a CDS encoding fumarylacetoacetate hydrolase family protein, whose amino-acid sequence MRYYRTAVDGETKFVVRNDEKAYDLTAARDGLTSFVDLATVAEVEGTTVDEVAEGVIDDAPLLDADAVTDGAAIPAMPDEVWAAGVTYQISSDAREEESGRGEMYQGAFENERPEIFFKATPERTMGPGEAVGIRNDSDWDVPEPELAVVVFGGEIVGYTIGNDMSSRSIEGENPLYLPQAKIYDRCAAIGPCIASPETVGDPNDLEFSMTIERDGETMFDGATSTDQMVRTPEELVSYLTRHNAVPELSVLMTGTSLVPDDFTLEEGDHVSIDIENIGMLENPVVEV is encoded by the coding sequence ATGCGATACTACCGAACCGCGGTCGACGGCGAGACCAAGTTCGTCGTCCGCAACGACGAGAAGGCCTACGACCTGACGGCAGCCCGCGACGGCCTCACCTCGTTCGTCGACCTCGCCACCGTCGCCGAGGTCGAGGGAACCACCGTCGACGAGGTGGCCGAAGGGGTCATCGACGACGCGCCGCTGCTCGACGCCGACGCAGTGACCGACGGCGCGGCGATCCCCGCGATGCCCGACGAGGTCTGGGCGGCGGGCGTGACCTACCAGATCAGCAGCGACGCGCGCGAGGAGGAGAGCGGTCGCGGCGAGATGTACCAGGGTGCCTTCGAGAACGAGCGCCCCGAGATCTTCTTCAAGGCCACCCCCGAGCGCACGATGGGTCCCGGCGAGGCCGTCGGGATCAGAAACGACTCGGACTGGGACGTCCCCGAACCCGAACTCGCGGTCGTGGTCTTCGGCGGCGAGATCGTGGGCTACACCATCGGGAACGACATGTCGAGCCGGTCGATCGAGGGCGAGAACCCGCTCTACCTCCCGCAGGCCAAGATCTACGACCGGTGTGCCGCGATCGGCCCGTGCATCGCCTCGCCCGAGACGGTCGGCGACCCCAACGACCTCGAGTTCTCGATGACGATCGAGCGCGACGGCGAGACGATGTTCGACGGGGCCACCTCGACCGACCAGATGGTGCGCACCCCCGAGGAGCTCGTCTCGTACCTCACCCGCCACAACGCGGTCCCCGAACTCTCGGTGCTCATGACCGGTACCTCGTTGGTTCCCGACGACTTCACGCTCGAAGAGGGCGACCACGTCTCGATCGACATCGAGAACATCGGGATGCTCGAAAATCCCGTCGTCGAGGTCTGA
- the rpiA gene encoding ribose-5-phosphate isomerase RpiA, with amino-acid sequence MAKEFTDDDNDIQVWAESEADTIETAREELDAAGVEMSDEEIRDHIEVIPSPNRIKSGADGVFDARRRRGGIRTAQDLIEDGMDVGLGTGSTTAWAVAEVGRMIRHGELEDVRGVATSLQSHELAKEAGIPLVNLDAVTELDVTIDGADQYSEDEPTVIKGGGGAHAREKVVDAMADRLVIATDEEKATDPLDFPVPVEVMPDAREVVSKDIREVGGEPELRMAVKKDGPVFTANGNLVLDVDFGGLDDTAGTARDLEKIPGILEHGIFLDMVDTVYLGTEDDVDVLEF; translated from the coding sequence ATGGCAAAAGAATTCACCGACGACGACAACGACATCCAGGTGTGGGCCGAGAGCGAGGCCGACACCATCGAAACGGCACGCGAGGAACTCGACGCGGCGGGCGTCGAGATGAGCGACGAGGAGATCAGAGACCACATCGAGGTCATCCCCTCGCCGAACCGTATCAAATCCGGCGCGGACGGCGTCTTCGACGCCCGCCGCCGCCGCGGCGGCATCCGCACGGCCCAGGACCTGATCGAGGACGGCATGGACGTCGGCCTCGGGACCGGGAGCACGACCGCGTGGGCGGTCGCCGAGGTCGGTCGCATGATCCGCCACGGCGAACTCGAAGACGTTCGTGGGGTCGCGACCTCGCTCCAGAGCCACGAGCTCGCGAAGGAGGCCGGCATTCCCCTCGTGAACCTCGACGCCGTCACCGAACTCGACGTCACCATCGACGGCGCGGACCAGTACTCCGAGGACGAACCCACCGTCATCAAGGGCGGCGGCGGCGCACACGCCCGCGAGAAAGTGGTCGACGCGATGGCCGACCGACTGGTCATCGCCACCGACGAGGAGAAGGCCACCGACCCGCTCGACTTTCCGGTTCCCGTGGAAGTCATGCCCGACGCCCGCGAGGTCGTCTCGAAGGACATCCGCGAGGTCGGCGGCGAACCCGAACTCCGGATGGCGGTCAAGAAGGACGGCCCCGTCTTCACCGCGAACGGCAACCTCGTGCTCGACGTCGACTTCGGCGGCCTCGACGATACGGCGGGGACCGCGCGCGACCTCGAGAAGATCCCGGGTATCCTCGAACACGGCATCTTCCTCGACATGGTCGATACGGTCTACCTCGGCACCGAGGACGACGTCGACGTCCTCGAGTTCTAA
- a CDS encoding alpha/beta fold hydrolase, with protein MNLPERWTTETVSANGVGLQCYRTGSGPPILMAHGLYDNGRRWLPLGSDLADDFEVIAYDARGHGRSDAPETGYDIDTRVSDLVALVEELGLENPTLLGHSMGAATVAWAATTHPDLPRGLVLEDPARFRDLPDVNTDETRERAREHLRERQARPVEKRVAEYDDAHDTDHVRRLAESIDECHPNAVKVAEDHPPVAEAFESITCPTLVFRRDLGIEERRADLDVATRLRDGRLVHVPDAGHYVFLDEYEAASAELRTFLRRVSTIR; from the coding sequence GTGAACCTTCCCGAGCGCTGGACGACCGAGACCGTCTCGGCCAACGGCGTCGGCCTCCAGTGTTATCGGACGGGTAGCGGCCCACCGATACTCATGGCCCACGGCCTCTACGACAACGGTCGGCGATGGCTCCCGCTCGGCTCGGACCTCGCCGACGACTTCGAGGTAATCGCCTACGACGCCCGCGGCCACGGCCGCTCGGACGCACCCGAGACGGGCTACGACATCGATACTCGCGTTTCGGACCTCGTCGCGCTCGTCGAGGAACTCGGTCTCGAAAACCCGACCCTCCTCGGGCACTCGATGGGCGCGGCGACGGTCGCGTGGGCGGCCACGACCCACCCCGACCTGCCGCGCGGGCTGGTGCTCGAAGACCCCGCTCGATTCCGCGACCTCCCGGACGTGAACACCGACGAAACACGCGAACGCGCCCGTGAACACCTCCGCGAACGGCAGGCGCGTCCGGTCGAAAAACGGGTCGCCGAGTACGACGACGCGCACGACACGGATCACGTCCGACGGCTCGCCGAATCGATCGACGAGTGTCACCCGAACGCCGTGAAGGTCGCCGAGGACCACCCGCCGGTGGCCGAGGCGTTCGAGTCCATCACCTGTCCAACCCTCGTCTTCCGACGCGACCTCGGCATCGAGGAGCGGCGAGCCGACCTCGACGTCGCGACCCGCCTCCGGGATGGGCGGCTCGTTCACGTCCCCGACGCCGGCCACTACGTGTTCCTCGACGAGTACGAGGCCGCGTCCGCCGAACTCCGGACGTTCCTCCGGCGGGTCTCGACGATCCGGTAG